The genomic region TTGACTTTTCTTTTTTGAAAAGAGTTTTCACAGGGCTTCCTAAAATATACATACAATATTTTTGACATAGAGCATAGGTTTAGTAACTTATAGTTTGGTATTTCGGAGATACCAACTTTGCAATTATACAAACTTTATGGGAGCTTGTAGAAAGTATTATTTCCATCTGCATCTTCATTTAAGATCCGGTTCATTTTAGTTATGACAAGTATTCTAAAACCTAAAGTGAATGGATTTAAATTTGAAGTTTGAAAAGATTTAACTAACTTTTTTTTAAGTTTGAGTGGGAGAATACTTGACAAAATTCTTTTAAATAAATTCATAGGTTTAGTAGGTCGGGAATTCTTTCGTTTTTCAAGTATGTTTTTTACATCCTTAAGAAAAGTTTCGGGGAAAATCCTTTGTGCAGTCATAGACTCTAGTTCTTTTAAGATTTCCGTCACCATTTTTTCTTGCTGAAATAATTCTTCCTTAGGTTTTGTCGCGTCTATTTTAGCAAATTCAATCTCGTTGTCCAATGCTCTTAACAGTTCTTTCATTATTTTCTTTTCATTGCGCTGTTTATCTGGAGTATTTTTTATTTCTTCAACAATAGAATTAACTAATAATGGATCAAACTGTTCTACATAGGGGAATTTGAGATCTGATAGTGCGGCCTGAATAATCGGTATTCTGTAATCTGCTAAAATTCGATCTCGATACTGACGAAGATTTTCAGTTTTTTGGCGTTCTAGCTTTCCTGGAACATATTGATCAAAAGAATTTAGAAAATCATGTTTCTTTAAGTTTTCAAAATCTGAAATTAGCGAGAGCCCCATAAATCTGCGTATATCTAATTCGGATACCGGTTTAAGTCCGCTAAAAAGCTGGTTTCCTCGCAAAATCCCTTCGTATTTATTCTCAAATAAATATTTCCAAATATCAAATCCATTCATGTATGATGAAACATGGTCTATTCTTCCTTCACCATTCTTTAGAAATCTATTTAAAAGCATTTCAATGGGTTCTTGAGAAATTTTAGTAGAGAAAAAGGAATGATCGGTGTTATAATTTAAAGCTAGTTTTTCAGCTATGTATGCGTCAGTCCCGTTTTCGTCATGCGAAACTTTAGTCCCCCAGGTAATGGTTCTTAGTTGCTTATCTTTAGGTTTAAATTTGTTTAAGAGCAGTAGAATTAATCTTGAGTCATGACCTCCTGACAGCGATAATGCCCATTTATTAAGATTAATTTGATGGTTATTTAAGGCATGATAAATTTTTTCCTTCAATCCCAAAGTTTTGAAATTATTTTGTTGATCGTATGAAACAGAATGTAATTTCAATTTCCATTTAGAAATGTCCAAAACCAAGCTAGTTGCGGCAGGGATTCTCTTTATTCTTTGATCCCAACTATATAAAGGTCCCAATGAACCAGTGGAGATTATCCATGGAATTACTTTTTCGTTAAAGCTGAAATTTGATAAAAATTTGATTATTGCTCTCTGGGAAGTTGAACAAATAAAAATTTTATCATCTTTATAGTACCATACTGTTCTTGTACTCAAGATATCTGTGACTACTTCAACTAATTGAGTGTTACTTCTAAAAATAGCATAATTTCCATCTGGATAATATTCTAATGGGTTTTTCCAATTCTTTTGATTATTCAAAATATTTCCTAGGAGGACATTTGTTCCTTCTGTTTGGATAATACTTAAGGGGTTGGATAAACCGCAAATATTGGATCCACTTTGAAAGCAGTATGATGGGTTTGCTTGAATATTATCCGGATTAAGTTCAGAAGTTATTTGTTCTACTCGTTCTTTCGAGTTATCGGGGATCTTTTCATCCCGATAAGTGATATATATAATTTTGGACATTTTTAATTTTTTGGTCGATAATCCTTTTTCAGGCTATAGTATTTCTCTTAGCATACCCAATACTAACTTTTCAGGTTGTGTTTTATTACGGTAAGCTTCTTAATAAAGCTGTAAATGTTTTAGCTTGGTTATGGTATTGGGCGCAATTTAATATATTTGCTCAAAGATAAGCCGGCACAAATATTTTCTCGCGCATGGAGGTGAATCAATATCCCATATTATCAAATTCATGAGATCAAAATTATACAATTTTTTAAATCATTTTTCTTCTATTTATCTTGAACGTTCTTCCTCACCCCTTCGAGTTCTAGCATATCATACGGTGCCTGATAGAGGCAAATTTGAAACCCAGATTCGGTATTTGAAATCTGAGTTTAAAATTATTGATATTAATACACTGCAACTTGCGGCCCAGGGTAA from Christiangramia sp. OXR-203 harbors:
- a CDS encoding asparagine synthase-related protein, translating into MSKIIYITYRDEKIPDNSKERVEQITSELNPDNIQANPSYCFQSGSNICGLSNPLSIIQTEGTNVLLGNILNNQKNWKNPLEYYPDGNYAIFRSNTQLVEVVTDILSTRTVWYYKDDKIFICSTSQRAIIKFLSNFSFNEKVIPWIISTGSLGPLYSWDQRIKRIPAATSLVLDISKWKLKLHSVSYDQQNNFKTLGLKEKIYHALNNHQINLNKWALSLSGGHDSRLILLLLNKFKPKDKQLRTITWGTKVSHDENGTDAYIAEKLALNYNTDHSFFSTKISQEPIEMLLNRFLKNGEGRIDHVSSYMNGFDIWKYLFENKYEGILRGNQLFSGLKPVSELDIRRFMGLSLISDFENLKKHDFLNSFDQYVPGKLERQKTENLRQYRDRILADYRIPIIQAALSDLKFPYVEQFDPLLVNSIVEEIKNTPDKQRNEKKIMKELLRALDNEIEFAKIDATKPKEELFQQEKMVTEILKELESMTAQRIFPETFLKDVKNILEKRKNSRPTKPMNLFKRILSSILPLKLKKKLVKSFQTSNLNPFTLGFRILVITKMNRILNEDADGNNTFYKLP